From Candidatus Hoaglandella endobia:
CTATTTTTTAACCTAAATTAGTACCATTACATTGGATATTACAATGAAACTGTTGAAACAGTAAAATAACTTAAGTTAAGTGTTGAATAATTTATTGGCTTTACTGATAACAGTATTTGTGTGTGATGAAGCAATTGATGTTTTTTCTGCTAAAACTGCTTTTTTATGTGCAGACTCATTGATCAGATCTCCATTAATGGCACCGATTAAAGCTCTAACCTGAATGTCAGTGTCATTTTTAGTTATCAGTGAAGCGTATTCTGATTCTGTGATTGATATCCATGCACTCCATCCATTATTAGGTAATAGTTGGTCACGTACTCGTTTTTGCCATGCAACAATTTCTTTTGCTTTTTCGTTAGTTATCTGAGAGATATTGTAGTCTGGTGAAAGAACTCCAATAACTTTTGCCAGTGTTGATAACGATGTGGGTTTTGCAATAAGAGAGGCCACCAGTAAGGGTAAACGCTCATCAATTTGTTTCAGACTAAATCCAGAAAGAAGAACACTTTTTATTGCTGCGCTTTTTTTGCCCTGTCCCAGGTGATCAAGAAGTTTAATAGCAGCTGCTTGTTCATCTTTGTCTATGTTAAGATAGAAATAATATTTTTTTGTCTTATTCATTGGTGTTTACCTATTTCAGCCAGTGCCTTTACAAGAGCAAGCTGTGGTGTCTCTAGCTTTTTTATTTTAGTTTTGAATGTACTCCAGTGTGCGTTAAATGCTGTATAAAGATACTCAGCTCCACCACCTGTTAAATAGATTCGATGAAATCCACGGTAATTTTGTTCGACGTGTTGAATGACTTTTTCTATCAATCTATTCCGAGAGATTTCGAACGCAGTCTTCACAGTGGCTATGTATTCAACATTGTTAATCAAGGGGAAAATATTGACATCATTTCCAGCCATCATTTCCCTGATGATCGTATCTGCTACATAATAATTACTTAATGTATCAGCTTTTAATAGCGCATCTTGTACATGCCTGATCACTAAACTTACACCTGTTCCGGCATCGCTAGAGATCTTTGCAATACTGTCAAACTGACCTTCTATTACGCCGCAATCTAGCGTAGTACCACCTAAATCGACAACTAATGATTGCTCTAATGGATGAACATTATCTATCTGTAGTGCTGAGACCACTGCTGGAACCGATTCAGGGTAGACACGGATTTTTCCAAAAGTAAAAACTTGCCTTTTGTTCAAGCTGATAGAGCGTTGCAGATTGCTGATCTTACGTTGGATATTAAAAGTATTTTCTTGTGCGTCATGATTGGTGTAATACTCACTAATTGGCAATGTGACCCATAGCTCAATTTCCTGAGGTGTAATACCGGAAAGTTGTAATGCATGATGTACTGAAAGTAGATTTTCTGTACGGTATTGAAAATCAATATTAGTGGTTGGTATGACCTCAGCTGAGGCTTTAGAAAAGCTATATTTTAGTCCATCAACTTCATAGTTATAAATTGGATCAGAAGCAAACCCTACTGGTTTCCACCCTTCGGTGAAGGTGTTTTGACTAATCAATGTTTTTGGCTCATGATGCTGTTTATCATACCAGCATAGTTTGATTGCGGTAGAGCCATCATCACAAAACACTTTTATCATTACTACTTACCCCTTTGTTTGGGGTGATTAAATCATATTGCAACTGATATTGCACACCATTATGTGTATTTCAACGTTATTTGATTTTAACACACCTGTAAAGGTGTTATTATTTCGTTATGAAAGTCAGTCGTTGTTGCCGTCAAACCGCATATTGCTGGAAATAACAAATCGTTTCAATAAGTATTGATTGATGGATTGGCCGTATCATCTGACCTTGTTCTCGGGGAGAAGGGTTAAAAAATCACACCATAAACCAGAAAGATAATTCATTAATACTTGAAACGTCACTAAGTGACCATATATGAATGGTGTGAGGGTTAGTTTTCATTAAATGTAAATGCATGTTAAAGGAGGATAATATGGCCTATCGTTCTTTCTCACTTATCCCGACATTAAGTAATAATCTGCTTTCTGACCGTTTTACGCAGATGGATAATCTGTTTAGTCGTCTGACAGGTGAAAAACCCTTGGGTGAGACGCCAGCCTATAATCTGCTGCAAAAAGATAAAGAGCATTATGAAATGACGGTTAGCGTACCTGGTTATAAGCAGGATGAACTGGATATTTCGGTACTCAATAACCAGTTAACCATTAGCGGCAAACCAAAGGTTGAGGAAACCGACGCTACCGAAGAAAAAGACGGAATCAAATGGCTGCATCAGGGCATCATGAGAAGAAGTGATTTTTCCTTGAGTTTTAGCCTTGAGCATCGGATAACTATCCATCAAGCTAATCTGGAGAAGGGATTATTAACACTGAAATTTACCTACGATATTCCCGAAAAAGAGAAACCGCAGAAGATTGCCATCGGCGGTCAAAATGAATCCGGGCGCGTGCTCGAACACAATGCCGCTTAAACTTATTAAACTTAACGCCCCTGATTGGGGCGTTTTTGCTAATTCTTTGCCGCTTTTATGTATGGCGGTGATAGCCGATTACCCCTCGCTGATTTCGCCAACCGCCGTAGTGCCAGATAGGTGAGAGGTGGCGGCAACCAACCGTGCGTGCGTATGGTGGCTTTCCTGAAGCCTGTCCCTCTATCCCTATTGGCCCAATTATTCCGCTTTGTTTGATAAGTCGTCGGGTTGATAAAGATGGACATCCATCTGCGGAAAAGGCATGCCAATTTTGTTGGCATCGAGCGCACGTTTAAAATTTTCCATGAGATCAAAGTATACGTTCCAGTATTCAGCATTGGCAGTCCAAGAGCGAGTGATAAAATTCAGCGAGGAAGGTGCCATGTCTTTCAGACGCACAGTCACCCCTTTTTCATGTATGATACGTTTGTCGGCGGCGATCACATCGCCCAGCACTTTCTTCACCATGTCGATATCGGCGTGGTACGCTACACCAATCTCAATGTCTACTCGACGGTTCGGCTCGCGGGAGTAGTTGATGATGTTGCCGGCAATGATTTTGCCATTAGGTACCACGATTGTTTTGTTATCTGGGGTACGTAAGGTAGTA
This genomic window contains:
- a CDS encoding plasmid partitioning/stability family protein is translated as MNKTKKYYFYLNIDKDEQAAAIKLLDHLGQGKKSAAIKSVLLSGFSLKQIDERLPLLVASLIAKPTSLSTLAKVIGVLSPDYNISQITNEKAKEIVAWQKRVRDQLLPNNGWSAWISITESEYASLITKNDTDIQVRALIGAINGDLINESAHKKAVLAEKTSIASSHTNTVISKANKLFNT
- the parM gene encoding plasmid segregation protein ParM domain-containing protein, whose amino-acid sequence is MIKVFCDDGSTAIKLCWYDKQHHEPKTLISQNTFTEGWKPVGFASDPIYNYEVDGLKYSFSKASAEVIPTTNIDFQYRTENLLSVHHALQLSGITPQEIELWVTLPISEYYTNHDAQENTFNIQRKISNLQRSISLNKRQVFTFGKIRVYPESVPAVVSALQIDNVHPLEQSLVVDLGGTTLDCGVIEGQFDSIAKISSDAGTGVSLVIRHVQDALLKADTLSNYYVADTIIREMMAGNDVNIFPLINNVEYIATVKTAFEISRNRLIEKVIQHVEQNYRGFHRIYLTGGGAEYLYTAFNAHWSTFKTKIKKLETPQLALVKALAEIGKHQ
- a CDS encoding Hsp20 family protein, with protein sequence MAYRSFSLIPTLSNNLLSDRFTQMDNLFSRLTGEKPLGETPAYNLLQKDKEHYEMTVSVPGYKQDELDISVLNNQLTISGKPKVEETDATEEKDGIKWLHQGIMRRSDFSLSFSLEHRITIHQANLEKGLLTLKFTYDIPEKEKPQKIAIGGQNESGRVLEHNAA